TTCTTCCTAGGACAAATTGGGCAGTCAtgactacatcaattcccccaGTGTTGAGAAAAATTCATCCTTGAGTTTTAAAGTGTGGGAAAATTCCCACCATTTTATAGGGTTTCCACAATCAGCTTCCTTGATTCAACAATCCATTGCTTCTCACGAACAACGCAAATGAAATGAACAACTGCCGAATCTTTGTCGTTGAAGAACTATTGAGGTATAACGAAAACTATGCATTCTAGAATTGTAGGGACGAtctcaaatttcttttcttcaatgCCATTTTTTATGGGCGGTTCTCCAGCTACAATGAGATTTTCAATTGGTTCATCTACAATTGTAACCAACTCTTGAAGAACTTCTACTTCAATTGGATCTTTCACAGTGGATGACACTGCTGTTCGTCTATAATTCGCTAAGATAACTATTATAGGCAGCAAACTCTCCTTTGATTTCCTACTTCCTTTTAGCAATACTTTGCTTCTATTTCTCTTGGCCCCTCTTGAATCCATTTTggactctctgggaagtagttctgcAACACTTCCACCAAATTGATCATGGATAAGTTGCTTATCCATGATGAATGGAAGCACTAGggtttggctctgataccaattaatgtagttCAAGGTTCTAGAAAGGAATCTAGAAGAAACAGCTACAACCAAGGACACTGCAAAAGTTGATAGAACAAGGTTATGAACGGAATTGActgaaaataagagaaaatcaaTATCTCACCATGAGGAGTTACAAAAAGAGGGATTAATAGACATTCTTTGTACTTGGAACCTACATTAGTCCCTCTGTGGGTTTTGGGCATTGAACATTTCTGTTACCGTTGTACTTTAGTTTGTACTGCATGATTGTTCTTCTGTAGCAACATAATCTTCTTCATTACTTACCAAAAGAGCTATTGAAATAGACTGAGGGATCAGAGATGCACTCCATAACATGGGTCGATTGAAAAAGAGAGTAGATTACTTTGCATATATGGACCTCTATTAGATCCTATGAAACATTATATTACTGAAAATATGAtaagctcaaaaaaaaaaaaaaaaaaaaaaaaaacctgtgcCACCAAATCTAAGATGCATTGATCAAAATGTGAATCAGGGCTGTTGGTATAAATGTGCATGTAGCCCAGTCATAAAAGCTAGGCAAAGCAATGTATATAATTCACATTTTCAGGGGGTAAAATGGGATACAAGAAGCAGCACGCACATTCCTACAATGGGAGAAAACTGTCAAAGATTAACTGTGAGCTTCTCTGCTCTGAAAATTGAAATTCAATAAGGATAACACCCAACATCAGCCCATGAACTGAACTGTAAGGTCAGGACTTAATCAGATGCTAGGGTATAGTCTTTTGTCATAAGGTTTTCCCCCAGACAATAATATGCAAGGAAGCACCTATTACATGGGTCAAAATCTTATCTAATTGATGCAATACTCAATTAAACATATATTTTCAGCTGCGATGGCAGAGAGGTATCCATATTTAGActgaaaagaaggaaacaaacttAAGATAGAaacaccaaaacccaaaattgcaggggaaggaaaataaaaaccctaaacaaatCCAATAATCAGAGAATTTCAAAAGGAAgatcaaacaaagaaaatccTTTTATCAAAATTCTGACATTCTCAAGTTTCCATGGTCATCCATTACATTTTTCCACATAAATAAACTAATAAGTATACAAAATTATCAGAAAACTACCCGAAACTGAGGAGCATTGGTGCCAGTAGCAGGCAATATTTCCCAACGGCACGGCTCGAGTTCTTCGGAAACAGGGCAATACCCTGCAAGCGTCACCTTATCTGCCGAAGCTACGGCGGAACCGAACTCGAAAACAGTGACATCAGACGGCCGAGGAACCTCCATCGCTCCGTTCATTCCCAGCGTTTCTGATTTCTCTGctggattttcagattttgaAGCGGATTTTGGCTTGGTGTCCACCGTGGGAGCCTCTTTGCCTCTCCACCAAGAAAGAATCCCCATGGCTGTACCTCAGAGCAAGCGCGCTTAGCAGCTAGGGTCTCGCAGAGCACAGACTCTCGAAGCCTCTAGTCTCTACTGAGTCTACGAGTGAAATAGGGGGTAGAGTGGTCGACTGGTAGAGTCGTAGAGATGGCAAAGGGTTACCAATCGGGTCGAAAAAAAAGGTCTTTACGACCCGACCTAATCTAAATGATCTAGAAATTTAAGCTCAAAGATATATGGGTAGATccagatgattttttttttttgggtagaagataGATGCGgatgatttttttgtttggtagaagGTAGATCCGGATGATTGATGGATGAAAAACTAGACAAAGGAACGAGCCTATGCAGTCCCCTCTATATAATATAGGGCAAGagatttttatcaaaaataaataaatgggttgATGTTTTTTGTGTCGCAGCGGAGTCTAcgccagacacatgggcctgctaTTCAAGGGGGTAGGGTGGACATTTCgttcactcccatgtgtctaggcgcagcctacgccaccggcacagaaaacattctccctaaatatatatatagggcaagagatctttgTTGCCTGGTTGCGTGGTCCCTGCACCAGggagccaatgggagcacataGAAGGGCATCAACattgtgatttttattttatagggcGATATGGTAATTTCATGCTCTTCTATGTTTAGGCATAGGAGCCACACGACAAGGTAGCAGGTTTTTTTCCCTATATAAAAGAGACAATTGGAGGCATAGGCGAGCACTCTGTAATGCCTCCCTTAGAATGAAGTTGAGATTCACATGTATTGGGGAACCAGGAACCCCCCTTGTAATTAGTAAGGAAGAGTGAAGGAATACTACTTGTTAGACACTTGAGTAGATTTCATTCTTAAAAGCGAGCCGTTATGGAGAGGCTGCCCAAGTACTTATAAACCCACACATTCCCCATTCATATCTGATGTAACTATTTTTTCTACCTTCCGTGTGAAACCTCAATAATCTCCCCCTTCACATAGGAGCTACTGAGATCTTTCCCATCTGCCCCTCCACACGGGAAGCATCCAAGATCACACCAGCACCCTGACTTTGCCCTAAGTTTGGCTCTGCCACACCCTAGATTCATGATAAAGGTAGTCTTATTTCATCTGATTTGCGTTGGATTTTCAGTGTCATAGCCGTTTAAGGCCACTTCCTTTGGATACATCATAATCAGGTTTTtgttccaaaataaaaaaccagaTCCAGTTGGAGTATTATACAATGTTACTCGATGGCCTTCAACCTTGTCTATTAATTCTGCAACTTGTATCTCGAATCCTTCAATTGAACTCAATTGTGTCCCTGTAGAATTCCTTGATAAACTTACCCAGGATCTTCCAGCTCTTTATGTAGCTGCGGCATTTGATTCTAGCACAGCCGAAACAGGATGGGAATTCTTATTTATTCACAGAATGCAGTTCACTTTTGCTGGATTTGGTTCTGGATGTACAGGTGACAAGACATGCTTTGCTTAACTGCTCTTAGTTGCAGTGTAAAAGCAACATGAGGTGTTGCAAGCAATGGCGGATTCTGCTAGTCTGGTGTCTCTTCTACCTAAGATTGAAAAGTGTGGTGTGGCTTTGAGGATCTTTTAAGTTACTCATTTGACATTTCTATGTTAAGTAATAATTTTAggggctgatgttctctatgccgcaacGCAGCCTGCACCAGACACatggcctgccattcaggggggaagggtggtcatttcgcccacccccacgGACGCAgcctggcacagagaacatttggcctaatgTTAAACAGTTTAACTTAAAAGTGGGAAGAAAACATGTTGACAAAGGTTGTTATAACATATCAAGCTATGGTTAGCAAGCTGAAAAAACTAGACAACCTTTGAAGCAAACAGTTCATAGAATTGACATTTCCTCACTGTTTATCATTCAAGAGACGGCAGTCCCAAATGCATTCAGGATCGCCATTTTGTGGGGTATAACAGGATATGACAACAACAACCTGGAAATACAAATGCAAACGTAAACTCTATGACCAACTATATAACTGCAGCTTTTCAAAAGGGGAATAAAGTTGAACCCTTAAACCCTTAAAACTCTCATTTTAGGCCAATCTCGAACGACAGTTTCGGTCGAGATTTATTCTTACCCAACAGCTTCATCTGATTTGCTcgttcctcctcctcttctaatTTCTTCCTTCGCATAGCctcttctttttgtctttgaaTCCGCTCTAATTCCCGGTAACGTTCCTCTTCTTTTCGCTGCTGCTCCAAAGCTTCTCTTCTTTGAGACTCTTCAACCCTCCTTTGGTTCTCCTTTAGCATCCTAtccagctcttctctctcttttcgaGCTTGTTCCTATGAGACACCAAAGTATCACTTCAAAATTCTGAGACAAGGACAACATAGCAGTTTATGAATAGAAAAATAGCTGTAAACGTCAGGAGCATTGATCCAGTCCAAATGTAGGAAACGCAAGGCTCTATTACAATTTTTCATATTTCCATGGATTTTCAAGCCATTTCAAGACGTAAGACCAAAATCGCGAGAAAAGATGAGTGGGGCATTAATAAGACAACAAAACCAGCCACTGGTTATCTTCCAAGGTACTCACTTCTTTCTGCCTTGCCTCAGTAAGAgcagcttctttttctttttcaagttgAGATGCAACCTCATCGAAGAGTTTTTTCCGCCCTTCCTCTATTTGTCTTTGTATTTCCAGCTTGATCGCCTCAGAGTTCAAGGTCTCCTCAACTTTCTTTCGAATTGCTTCCTCTACTCTCTTTGCAGTTTCTTCCTCTAATAATTTCAACTCTGCCTCATGCTGGAACCTGATGAACAAGCGAAAAGTTAAATGAGATGCTCTTACAAAGAAAGAGGGAACATCAGTTTTGATTCCAAAATGCATTTCTGAAGCCAGATGGTAGAAAAAAAGAATTGGCAAAGTGGCATGCATGGCAGCTTCACATATTTCATTATTATAATTGGCTAACCCCGCTTCCCATCCATCAACACACTAAATATGAGCTTACGCTTTAAGGCATACCTCTAAAAGATTCCTGATCCAAATAAATGAGTTTTCAAACTGGAGAACAGTAGATAAACGAGGCACCAATTGGATCATCAAATTTAACAAGTTGAACTATAGCAGTAGCTTCCTTCAGAACCGTGGAGAAGAATGTCAAGTAACCTGTTACAGGTTTAAAACTACATCACGAAAAAACACTTCAATCCTTGCATAGAAATACAGTTCTCGCACAAGCAAAATTCTaagattcattaaaaaaaaaattatattttagaTGTATCGATCCTATGATTCGACCTCCCTGTGCATGTTATGGAAAATAAGTATCTATTTCACGTGAAAACAAGCATCATATTTAAGCAAAAAAATTTTAGACAGAGAAACAATTCCTGGGCAGAACGCCACAATGAAAGGATGCCTTATTATTGTTGAAATCATATTCAGGCATGATATACCATCTTCACTAGTCCATGCAGAAACAATCTACCACTGACAGTCTTCAATGTTTATGCTCAGGGCTAGCTGGATTCTAAGGGGAAGCAAGGTCAAAAAGTTACCTATGACTAAAACCATAGTttcaaggcaaccaaggcggtggaggggtgcctaggcGCTGTCGCCTAGGTGCCCAAGGCCCCAATTGTTAGTTCCCCACTCTCGTTTTTATACCATTATCTGATCAATTAGTATGCTATAACATAAAACTTATATCATATAAGTATGAATATTTCATACATCAACAATCAATATTAAACCACATCAACTCATCAAAAATCACTAAGAAAATAAGTACAAGTTATAACCACTAACTAGAATACAAGATACAAAGGTAGACACAGTCAATCTCAATTATAGTATCATACAACAGTACAAACTGCACATCAAGATTTATCAGAACTTGAAATCATGTAAGCATTAATCAACATTCAGGGAGGATGGCCGCATGCCAGAATTGTTGCTGCCCAAGGCAtctttctatttaaaaaaaaaaaaaagacaccgACCAGGACAATAAGGCACTTGCTACGGAAAGGCGACTGACCGCCCAGCCCTCAGAAAACCTCCCagacgcctaggcgacaccttgacaactacgACTAAATCCAACTCCAGTGAAAGGTACTTTAAATTTGATGGGCCACACAAGCCTATGAAGTATTTCTTAGCCAGAATTTGAACTATACAGGACCAGGCCTCAGCCTGGCTAATTCAGAATTTTACGAATGGTAGGCGAAGGCCCAACCCATGTACACCCCTATCTAAGTGATAACTTGAATAATAGCAAGAAAATAGTGCAAAGGACACCCAGTAGTACCGAACGAACCTACATCCATCCAACTAACTAGAAGATATATAGGCAGGAAAGAAGTGCATCAAAATTTTGCTAATACCATAATGCTTTAGACACACCTACTATTTCAATGAGTATTTCCAGTTTGTGGTTTTCTGTCACCCCACCTTGTAGAAACTTTagaaattaaattattacagTAATTTAGGGGAAATCTTATAATACTTTTACCAACTTCTTTAGAAAAGGGTTTATCGGATAAAATTTGACAAAATTGAGTAATAAAGAAGAGAGATAATTAAACTTCATAAATCGTAAGTATGGCTGGTACTGAAAAAGAATACAGTAATCTAACACCGTCACCAAAAAAGGCATGCCAAGTACCTTTTCTTTCCCTTAAGATCAGTATCTCAATacaaaaacaaaggtaaaaacTAACACTGCTGTAACTAAATTGCTATAGTTGAAACACCAATCAAAACTTTACAGGCagctttcacttctcattttaACTTTTGCCCACAGaaatagggaaagagagaaaggcaaAGGAAAATACTCAAGGAGAGGTTAATAGAGGGACATATCACAGATGAATAGATGATAAGTCTTCAAGGCAGTAAGAACGAAGAAGCCTAAGAAATCTAACAAATGGTAAGAAGCTGCCACATACACacagaaaggaataaaaattgTAACAAATAGGTTtgttaaagaaaataatagaagcCTTGACTTATCAAAAGGAAATGGAAAGGATACCACTGAAAGTGTTTCTCAACAGAGCATACATCAATCacaaatttgaaacaataaaaTGATAGTCTCTAATTCTTCGGCAGTACGACATTATCAAAATGAACCTTTAAACATTAAAAAGTGAAGGTCCACATAGATTTGTAATTCATATGTCAACCAGAATTATAGTGAGGAACTCCATAGAAATTAGGCTATACAAAAAATAACATCACATTATACAGTATAACACAAGTCATTAATACAGATTAATCAATTAGCTCAACGCATCCATGCTGGAAGATTTATCAGTTCTCCCTGTCAAGCGACCCAAAAATCCAGGTTTCAGATAAAACAAGggaatttttttgaaattcctGAGACAATCATAATAACACAAGCATATTTGCTACCAATATGAAACTTAGTGCTAAACATTAATAGCATGATTACCAATACCAAGTGCTCAAAGGAAACAAAGCTCAATAGGAATGCAGAAGCCAGTTTTCAGCACTCTTTCATAAAAGTTAACAGATGGTAGAACTAACAATCGAAAATGCCGGAAATGTGAACAAAAAAACCATAATTTTACTAAGAGGACAACTTGATACCAAAAAGCCTTCACCAGAAGAATAGAGAacaaccaaaaaattaaaaattgcagttgaaaatgaaaaattcatggaaagagGTAAGtacaccttttcttttcttcttcttttttcaatttttcaatagCAATTTTTCTCTCAGACCCAAGACTTGGACTACGAGACCTTTGTGTAGGAGATAATGAGCTACTCCTGCTTTGTCTCTTGTGCCGCTTTGGTGTCTTAGAGCGACTTTTACGGCGCTTTGGAGTTGGTGAACGACTTTTTTTACGGTGTCGAGGTGATATGGAACGACTTTTTCGCCTGTGCAGTAATATAAAAAAGTTATTAGAGAACACCTGaaaatttttgagcatcatTATAGAAAATAAATGGCAAGTTAACTCACCGTCTACCATAGTAATTCTACAACATGACATCTATGGTTACCTCATATATTGTTAAGAATTACCCTTGTGCAATCCATCTTTTATAACATGAAGTCTCATGTGTCCAGACTGAGCGACCAAAGGACACCCATCAGCACCCATCACCTGCTTACTTCCCATATGGGAGGAACtacatttatttaattattcttATAACATACATTTCCTCTTATCTCATTCCTAAACGCTCTCGATTTTTTTCACACAAAAATTTTACATTCATAATCTTTTCTGTCTTGCATGCAAAAATAATTTTCCTTAAACTTGGGTTCTCCTACCATCCATGTAAAAACGATTACAAAAACATTGGCTATGTAATCATCATATGAAGGTCAAATTTTGGAAAGACTTTAACAGCAGCATGATGACCATCAAGCTTAAGCATGTAAACTGCTGAGGTGCTCACCGCTGTAGACTCTGGGTAGAGAAAATGTCAGAGATCCACAACCAATGAAAAGCAAACAGAATTTACAatcagatcacatcaactagaACATTCAAACAATTTAGCCAAATGTATTGAATAATTACCTATTGAAATACGGAAAATCAAACCAACCATATTTTTTGTGGATCACTCAGTTTTCAGCTGCAAACCTGAGTATTAGGTGAAGTGCTGGTATTGAGGTCAAAAGATAGTTGCCTACAACAGCATATAGCTGTTTTTTAAGTTTCCAACAGAACCCCGGTTGCATCTCATAAGACTGGTCATATCATGGAAGACCCCTTTCCAGATAGCATAAGCTACAAGGCAGGCAGTGAAACTATCAAGGAACACATAATCTTGATCCTCAACATGGACATCACCCCATTATTGGTAAATCAAAacttctttagttcattctctttctttcgttctttcctcctcctttttcaTGTTTAACTTCGAAGGGAGGAGAGTCGATTTGGTTTGTGTAACATTATTAAATTTGACTCCACACAATAAGGCTCTTTCAGGTCATTACATGGGTAAGATTCTTCTTAGAGCAATACAGTAGATCAAAAACCAAGCTCGCATGCCCAAGTATCCATTGGTCCAAACCCATTATGATTTA
The nucleotide sequence above comes from Telopea speciosissima isolate NSW1024214 ecotype Mountain lineage chromosome 3, Tspe_v1, whole genome shotgun sequence. Encoded proteins:
- the LOC122654177 gene encoding uncharacterized protein LOC122654177, coding for MGILSWWRGKEAPTVDTKPKSASKSENPAEKSETLGMNGAMEVPRPSDVTVFEFGSAVASADKVTLAGYCPVSEELEPCRWEILPATGTNAPQFRVVF
- the LOC122654175 gene encoding uncharacterized protein At1g10890-like isoform X1, whose product is MPRTVSRSPSYRRRYSPSPVGRRYSRRSRRDRSRSPYSYSHSRRKSRSISPRHRKKSRSPTPKRRKSRSKTPKRHKRQSRSSSLSPTQRSRSPSLGSERKIAIEKLKKEEEKKRFQHEAELKLLEEETAKRVEEAIRKKVEETLNSEAIKLEIQRQIEEGRKKLFDEVASQLEKEKEAALTEARQKEEQARKEREELDRMLKENQRRVEESQRREALEQQRKEEERYRELERIQRQKEEAMRRKKLEEEEERANQMKLLGKNKSRPKLSFEIGLK
- the LOC122654175 gene encoding uncharacterized protein At1g10890-like isoform X4, which translates into the protein MRRKSRSISPRHRKKSRSPTPKRRKSRSKTPKRHKRQSRSSSLSPTQRSRSPSLGSERKIAIEKLKKEEEKKRCQHEAELKLLEEETAKRVEEAIRKKVEETLNSEAIKLEIQRQIEEGRKKLFDEVASQLEKEKEAALTEARQKEEQARKEREELDRMLKENQRRVEESQRREALEQQRKEEERYRELERIQRQKEEAMRRKKLEEEEERANQMKLLGKNKSRPKLSFEIGLK
- the LOC122654175 gene encoding uncharacterized protein At1g10890-like isoform X2, with protein sequence MPRTVSRSPSYRRRYSPSPVGRRYSRRSRRDRSRSPYSYSHSRRKSRSISPRHRKKSRSPTPKRRKSRSKTPKRHKRQSRSSSLSPTQRSRSPSLGSERKIAIEKLKKEEEKKRCQHEAELKLLEEETAKRVEEAIRKKVEETLNSEAIKLEIQRQIEEGRKKLFDEVASQLEKEKEAALTEARQKEEQARKEREELDRMLKENQRRVEESQRREALEQQRKEEERYRELERIQRQKEEAMRRKKLEEEEERANQMKLLGKNKSRPKLSFEIGLK
- the LOC122654175 gene encoding uncharacterized protein At1g10890-like isoform X3, with the protein product MSCCRITMVDGELTCHLFSIMMLKNFQVFSNNFFILLHRRKSRSPTPKRRKSRSKTPKRHKRQSRSSSLSPTQRSRSPSLGSERKIAIEKLKKEEEKKRCQHEAELKLLEEETAKRVEEAIRKKVEETLNSEAIKLEIQRQIEEGRKKLFDEVASQLEKEKEAALTEARQKEEQARKEREELDRMLKENQRRVEESQRREALEQQRKEEERYRELERIQRQKEEAMRRKKLEEEEERANQMKLLGKNKSRPKLSFEIGLK